From a region of the Alnus glutinosa chromosome 1, dhAlnGlut1.1, whole genome shotgun sequence genome:
- the LOC133881329 gene encoding uncharacterized protein LOC133881329 encodes MAEGNQARSLLDAVTHDQLTGALQTHSAYQTDWNNRTAAQIQNLQTDMLKLQRNQEEMKLHAETQFQRIQDMISGIPGCNTRGKEKETIPPLPTQPLIFGGGEGSGGGEGILKPKSVRLDFPRFDGDDPETWCCRAEQFFELYNTPAEQRLSITSFHMDGRALVWFREMRASNLVTTWPEFIRSMQVRFGRGSYDDPMEKLLKLKQEGPLDDYKTQFDTLALKVQDLLESHKLSCFLGGLKDDIRLPVRMFNPKTLVDAYSLARMQDECLHNFRRYSRPSFNSGNYQHSTQGLSVNLPVGFSKPNLVPGSIRTSYPSQSKQSFHAQSGSGPPGKEGLKPSQALVPVQKIMQAQAEERRRKGLCYSYDSKWTRGHVCAIPKLFLIEAVTEEASDQSKDLDKGEEDPGEFFLEEFSEISLNAITGAPSPRTMRIIGILKHHSIVILIDSGSTHNFVDTKLAASLGIRSSIQDEIQVKIANGDEVPSPGRCKEVKVKMQGYTFRTELFFLPLAGYDAVLGIHWLRTLGPILWDFKELKMEFQYEGVRCLLQGLKQGPPVCLEEGDNFRLPKHERKGVVLQLMDITTNDSQSKGSSAKTSQLTVPPPVAEVLQQFEDVFQEPHGLPPRRVLDHAITLQEGAQPVSVRPYRYPFYQKEEIERIVQELLQSGVIQHSHSPFSSPVLLVRKADGTWRMCMDYRALNKVTIKDKFPIPVVDELLDELWGAKIFSKLDLRSGYHQIRVVDSDFPRTAFRTHEGHYEFLVMPFGLTNAPSTFQNLINQIFRPYLRKFILAFFYDILIYSKDLDTHITHLSLALDTLRRNQLFVKLSKCRFGCSEVDYLGHIVSAQGVSADLGKIKAMVDWPFPKTLKALRGFLGLIGYYRKFIKGYGSIAAPLTSLLKKNSLGWTPAAQEAFEALKLAVTQAPVLALPNFSQPFLIECDASGVGIGVVLMQDNRPIAFLSQALKGKALHMSTYEKELFALVTAIQKWRPYLLGKPFVVRTDQQSLKFLLEQKVGTPFQQRWLTKLLGYDFIVEYKKGVENRVADALSRREVDAGEVSLALLSIPHCSWVDDLKAQYQEDEILKPLLEKWQQHELDTHRFSLRDGLLFYKNRILLGGSPTLKAQVLSYVHSDPMAGHSGYDKTL; translated from the coding sequence ATGGCTGAAGGAAATCAAGCCCGATCTCTACTTGATGCCGTTACCCATGACCAATTAACAGGAGCCTTGCAAACCCACAGTGCTTATCAGACTGACTGGAACAACAGGACTGCTGCCCAGATCCAGAATTTGCAAACGGATATGTTGAAACTGCAGAGAAATCAGGAGGAGATGAAGCTCCATGCCGAGACTCAATTTCAGCGTATTCAGGATATGATCTCGGGAATTCCTGGGTGCAATACGCGGGGTAAGGAGAAAGAAACAATTCCCCCGTTGCCCACTCAACCTCTCATTTTCGGTGGAGGTGAAGGTTCCGGAGGAGGAGAGGGAATTTTAAAACCGAAATCAGTTCGGTTGGACTTTCCCCGATTCGATGGGGACGACCCAGAAACGTGGTGCTGCCGGGCAGAGCAATTTTTTGAGCTCTACAATACACCAGCCGAGCAACGGTTGTCTATCACTTCCTTCCACATGGACGGAAGAGCGTTAGTCTGGTTCAGGGAGATGCGTGCCAGTAACTTGGTCACTACATGGCCCGAATTCATTAGATCCATGCAGGTTCGTTTTGGTCGTGGGTCATACGACGATCCTATGGAGAAGTTGTTGAAGCTGAAACAAGAAGGACCGCTGGATGATTATAAAACGCAATTCGACACCCTAGCCCTGAAGGTTCAAGACCTGCTGGAGTCACATAAGTTGAGCTGTTTCCTTGGAGGCCTCAAGGATGACATTCGGCTACCGGTGCGAATGTTCAATCCCAAAACATTGGTGGACGCCTACTCGTTAGCACGAATGCAGGACGAATGTTTGCATAATTTCAGGAGGTATTCTAGACCTTCTTTTAATTCTGGTAACTACCAACACTCTACCCAAGGACTAAGTGTTAATCTGCCCGTTGGGTTTAGCAAACCTAATCTGGTTCCAGGATCAATTCGGACCTCCTATCCGAGTCAATCCAAACAGAGTTTCCATGCCCAATCAGGGAGTGGCCCACCTGGCAAGGAGGGACTCAAACCGAGCCAAGCTCTGGTTCCGGTTCAAAAAATCATGCAGGCCCAGGCAGAGGAGAGGAGGCGCAAAGGGTTGTGCTATTCCTACGACTCGAAGTGGACACGGGGACATGTTTGTGCAATACCGAAACTGTTTCTAATAGAAGCAGTTACGGAAGAGGCAAGTGACCAATCTAAAGACCTTGATAAAGGTGAAGAAGACCcgggtgaattttttttagaagaattttcgGAAATATCTTTGAATGCCATAACCGGGGCCCCCAGCCCGCGCACTATGCGAATTATTGGAATCTTGAAGCATCACTCAATAGTCATCTTAATCGACTCGGGAAGCACGCACAATTTTGTAGATACAAAATTAGCGGCCTCGCTTGGTATCCGGTCATCGATTCAAGATGAAATACAGGTGAAAATTGCTAATGGGGATGAAGTTCCTAGTCCGGGACGTTGTAAGGAAGTGAAGGTTAAAATGCAGGGGTATACTTTTCGTACTGAACTGTTCTTCCTGCCATTGGCGGGCTATGATGCAGTGTTGGGAATTCATTGGCTTCGAACATTAGGGCCCATTCTATGGGATTTCAAGGAACTAAAAATGGAGTTCCAGTATGAAGGAGTCCGCTGTCTGCTACAGGGGCTGAAGCAAGGTCCACCAGTGTGCCTAGAAGAGGGTGACAATTTCCGGCTCCCTAAACATGAACGGAAGGGTGTGGTTTTACAGTTGATGGACATCACCACAAATGACTCACAGTCGAAAGGAAGCTCAGCCAAGACCAGCCAGCTGACTGTGCCACCACCGGTGGCCGAAGTCCTCCAACAATTTGAAGATGTTTTTCAAGAGCCCCATGGACTACCTCCACGACGAGTACTTGATCATGCCATTACCTTGCAGGAAGGGGCGCAGCCGGTTTCAGTTCGTCCATACCGCTATCCCTTTTACCAAAAGGAAGAAATCGAGAGAATAGTCCAAGAATTGCTGCAATCGGGAGTTATTCAGCATAGTCATAGCCCATTTTCCTCCCCGGTGCTGCTGGTGCGCAAAGCGGATGGCACGTGGCGCATGTGCATGGACTACAGGGCTCTAAATAAGGTAACCATCAAAGACAAGTTCCCTATTCCAGTAGTAGATGAGCTTCTAGATGAGCTTTGGGGAGCCAAAATTTTTTCTAAGCTAGACTTACGCTCTGGCtaccatcaaattagggttgtAGATTCAGACTTCCCTAGAACTGCCTTTCGCACTCATGAGGGCCACTACGAGTTCTTAGTTATGCCCTTCGGGCTAACTAATGCTCCCTCCACATTTCAGAACCTCATAAACCAGATATTCCGCCCTTACTTGAGGAAATTTATTTTAGCCTTTTTTTATGACATCTTGATTTATAGTAAGGACCTCGACACCCACATCACTCATTTATCCCTTGCACTGGACACCTTAAGGCGGAATCAATTATTTGTTAAGTTGTCTAAGTGTCGGTTTGGGTGTTCAGAGGTGGACTATTTGGGCCACATTGTCTCGGCGCAGGGGGTCTCAGCTGATCTGGGAAAAATAAAGGCAATGGTGGATTGGCCTTTCCCTAAGACTCTTAAGGCACTGCGGGGTTTCCTAGGGTTGATAGGTTACTACCGTAAATTTATAAAAGGGTATGGGTCAATAGCTGCACCTCTCACTTCTCTACTCAAAAAGAACTCTTTGGGTTGGACCCCTGCTGCTCAGGAGGCTTTTGAGGCTCTCAAACTGGCTGTTACTCAAGCCCCTGTCCTAGCTTTACCCAACTTCTCCCAACCCTTCTTAATTGAATGTGATGCAAGTGGGGTGGGAATTGGGGTTGTTCTCATGCAGGACAACCGGCCTATAGCTTTCCTTAGTCAAGCCCTCAAAGGAAAGGCTTTACACATGTCCACTTACGAGAAGGAACTCTTTGCTTTGGTCACCGCTATCCAAAAATGGCGTCCCTACCTGCTGGGAAAACCCTTTGTGGTTCGGACTGACCAACAAAGTCTAAAATTTCTGCTTGAGCAGAAGGTGGGCACCCCTTTTCAGCAGAGGTGGCTCACTAAACTCTTGGGGTACGACTTTATAGTGGAATATAAGAAAGGAGTAGAGAACCGCGTTGCGGATGCCCTATCGAGGAGAGAGGTTGATGCGGGTGAAGTATCTTTAGCCTTACTCTCAATTCCTCATTGCAGCTGGGTGGATGATCTCAAAGCCCAATATCAAGAAGATGAAATACTTAAACCCTTGTTGGAAAAGTGGCAGCAGCATGAGCTGGATACCCATAGGTTTTCTCTGCGGGATGGTCTCCTTTTCTACAAAAACAGAATTCTCCTAGGGGGGTCACCTACTTTGAAAGCTCAAGTTTTATCGTATGTGCATAGTGATCCCATGGCCGGGCATTCGGGGTATGACAAGACCCTATAG